The Francisella salimarina nucleotide sequence TGTAGCAATCAGCTATTCTTATATGCGTCCAGCAAATCCATATACAATGTATTATGGTCCTGAAGTTGAACAAGAGAGAGCTCAAGGTGCTGCTTATGTGCCACCAGATAGACAATTCATTAATTCAAGATATGGTGAATATATCGATAATAAGCAAGTAGAATTTAGCCCAGGTGATGACGCAAATAGACTATTTTGGTCTTATAGTCAGCCATAGAGTTGGGTTATATATTCTGAGCTTAAATATAAGAAAACATTTATTAATGTATGGATATTGATTCTTGGTAGAAACTTTTTGTAGAAGATAAGCGTATGAATACAAGAAGAGCTCGAAAACTAATTAGAAAGAGAAGAAGATTAGAAAACTCTAAATTACTCGGCTTTGCTGCGTATAGAATTACAGATAAAAGTCTATGGATTGCTAATTATGACACTGTAGCAAGAGGTGTTTTTGTCGGCTTTTTTTGGATGATGATTCCTTTGCCCCTGCAAACGACTCCTGTAGTTATTTCAGCTATAATTTTGAGAGCTAATATGCCAATAGCGATTTCAACAGTATGGATTAGTAATCCTTTAACATGGGTGCCAATGTATTTGGGTAATTATATATTTGGATGCTTTTTGCTTGGAGAGCAGGTTTATATCTCAGACTGGGAAACATTTGGTTCTTATATGCTCAATCATTTACATGAGTTTTGGAAACCGTTGTTTTTAGGTAGTTTTGTCGCAGGCTTGTTAGTGGCTAGTGCTGGATATATGGCAGTGCATGTACTGAGGATTGTTAATCATTTTTTGGTTAAGAAGAACTAGGTCAAAATAAGAAAATTAAAATGAAGATTGTTGAAATAAGGTTAATTATCAGACACTAAATAATAAATTTAATCTAGCCGTTAATTAGTATATTTAGTATTATTTTACGATATATAAAGTTTTGAATTATTTTTTTATAAAATGCAACAATGGCACCAGTTAGAATTTACGCTAAAATCTAAATATTTTGATATAGTCGAGGATTATCTCTTTGATAACAATGCAGGTTCTGTAACAAGAATAGATAAATCCGATGATATAGTCAGTATTACAGTCTTATATGAGAACCATCATAATATAGATGTTATCATTGCTAATATTCAACAAAAGTTTGAAAATATAATTGAAAGCGAAATAGATTACGAAATAATTAAAGACCAGCAGTGGGAAGCAGCTTGGTTATATGATTATGAACCTATAGAGATTGGTAAAAATATAGTTGTTTACCCAAATTGGAAGCAACCACCCCAAGATAATAAGCATACTTATATAATAGTTGATCCAAGTATTGCATTCGGTTGTGGTAATCATGAAACAACTAAAATGTGTTTAGAGTGGCTAGAGCAGCATGTTGGCAAAGATACGACAGTTCTAGACTATGGTTGCGGTACTGGAGTGCTCGCTATAGGTGCTGTTAAATTAGGTGCAAAGTATGCCGAAGGTATAGATATTGATCCAAATTCAATAGAATCATCTATAAAAAACGCTCAAGAGAATAGCGTAGCTAATAAAACGCAATTTACTGATAATTTTCCTACACAACAATTTGATTTGGTCGTTGCAAATATCTTCTCTAATGTGCTGATAAGCTTGGTTGAAAATATAACTGGTAGCTTAAAATTAGGTGGCAGATTAGCATTATCTGGAATCGTTGAAAATCAGGTAGATGAAGTTCAACAAGAGTTTAAAAAATATGGTATAAGCTTTGGCCAACCCAAACAAATGGGGCAATGGTTTCTATTAGATGGTGTAAAAGATGGGCTTTAAAATAGCTGATATTGAAATAGAAAATAATGTCGTACTTGCACCAATGGCAGGTTTTTGTGATAGTGCATTTCGTACTATATGTAAAGAGCATGGAGCAGGACTGATATATACCGAGATGGTAAGTAACAAAGCCGTAGTAGAGCGTAACTGGGAAACTATGGAAATGCTCTATATGGAAAACAGTGAGAAGCCTCTTGGGATACAAATATTTGGTACAGATTTGGAGAGTTTTGTTGGTGCGACAAAATATATTGCAGAGAATACGGAATGTGATTTTCTGGATATAAATATGGGCTGTCCTATGCCAAAAATTGCTAAAAAACTACAAGCTGGAGCAGCACTTCTTAAAGATGTTGATAGAATCCATGAGATACTAACAGCAGTTGTCAAGGTAGTACATAAACCAGTAACTGTAAAGATGCGTATTGGTTGGGATGATGCAAATATAAATGCTATTGAGGTGGCTAAGGCTTGTGAAGATGCTGGTGTAAGTGCTATTGCGATACATGGGCGTACGCGTGAGCAGATGTATACTGGTAAAGCAAATTGGGATATTATCCGTGATGTTAGAAAAGCTGTAGATACTGTAGTAATAGGTAATGGCGATGTATTTTGCCCACATAGTGCTAAAGCGATGATTGACCATACAGGGGTTGATGCTGTGATGGTGGGGCGTGCCTCTCGTGGTAATCCTTGGATTTTTAGGCAAATTGCTGAGTATTTAAATAATGGCGAGCTAATACCACCACCAACACCAATTGAGCGTGTTGAAGTACTAGGAGAACATTTAAGAAGACTTATTAAACTAAAAACGGCCAAAGTAGCAGTTAAAGAAATTCGAACTCATGCAAGTTTTTATCTTGCTGATTTACCTAGTTCAAAAGAGTTTCGCATGAAGTTAAATCAGTTAGAGCATGAACAAGAGATTTTCAGAGTTCTAGAAGAATATAAAAAGATTTTAGAATAAGTTCATCTGCCTGTCATCAACTTCTCCAAGCCTTACACCTATACCAATCAATCGAATAGGGTGATTTTGTTTCTGATGTAATTCAATTATTAGATTTTTTATCACTTCTTTATCTAGTATTTTTGCTACTCTAGTCAGACTGGTTTTATTAAATTTTGTATCTGTAAATTTGACAACAATACCAATAATAGACTTATAATGCTCGTCAGTTATACGACTAGTCAATTTATCATATAAACTTGGTAGTTTCTCTAGGCAGGCCTCGAGAGTCTTTAGATCTTCAAGGTATGTATTTTCAACACTTACAGATTTACGAATACGAACTGGATTAACTTCACGATTATCTATACCTCTAGCATAGTTATATAAACTACTTCCAAATTTACCAAACTTATCTACTAGAGTAGCTAAGCTTAGTTGCTGCAAATCTGAACAAGTCTCGACATTCATACTTTTTAGTTTTTCTTGGGAGACCTTACCAACACCAAAAAGTTTCTTAACTGGTAAATTTTTAACAAAATCATTAACTTGCTCAGGAGTGATTACATATAAGCCATTAGGTTTGTTAATATCACTAGCTATCTTTGCAAGTAGTTTGTTTGGAGCTACTCCAGCTGATCCTGTGAGTCCCGTTTTGTTAAAAATTTCTTGCTTAATCGCTAGAGCAATTAGTGTTGCACTATTTTTATATACTGTAACATCCGTAACATCTAGATACGCTTCATCAAGAGATAGAGGCTCCACTTTAGTTGTAAAAGAATAAAATATCTCACGAATAATTGCAGAATCTGCTTTATATTTTGCAAAGTCCGTATTTAGAAGTATAAGATCTGGGCACTTTTGAAGAGCGATAGCTGTTGGCATAGCAGAATGTACACCATATTCTCTAGCTATATAATTACATGTTGATATTACACCGCGTTTGGGATTTGTACCACCTACAGCAAATGGTTTATCTTTGAGGCTCGGATTTGTTTTTTCCTCTACCTGAGCAAAGAAATAATCCATATCAATATGTATGATTTTTCTTGTTTTACTCATCGTAAATTTGCTGTATAAGTTTTTGGTTGACAACTACTCGCTATTATACACTCTAATGGTTTGTAGTTTTTAATTTAGGATATATATGAAAAAGATAATTATACTTGTAGTAAGTTTTATGGCCTTTAATTTATGTTTTGCGAGTAATCCAGAGCTATATTTATTTTTAGGAGGAGATTCTGTAAAAGATCATCTCAAAGTAATTGATAATCCTCAGGTAAAAGGTGCTCAAATAGTTTATTCTTGGAAAAGGTTGGAGCCAGAAGAAGATAACTATGATTTTTCAGATATCGAGGAGGATTATCAATTACTCAAAAAATATAATAAAAAGCTATTTATACAGCTACAAGATAAATCATTTGAAATTAAGAGTATTCCAGTTCCAGAATACTTACAATCTAAAACCTATGATGATGGAGTGCTCAGACAAACTGATTTCGCAGGAGAGGGGCAGCCTTTAGGTGCTGGTTGGGTTACTAAACAATGGAATCCTAAAGTAAACAAGAGATTTCATAAGTTGATAGATCAGCTAGCTAAAAAATATGATGGTAAAATAGCAGGTATAAACTTACCTGAAACATCTATTGATATAGATGATAAGTTTTTAACGGATAAGTTTTGTCAGACTTATGTAGGTTCAGTAGTTAGCAATATGCTTTATCTTAAAAAACAGTTTAAGCAAAGCAAAGTAGTCCAATATATCAATTTCTTACCGTGTGAATGGAATAATGATCATGGCTTTATGCAAGAGATATTTGATATAGCAATCAAAAATAATATCGGCATAGGTAATCCTGACACAGTACCATATCGAAAAAGTCAGATGAAAAATAGTTATCAATTTTTATATAAATATAAGGCAGATATAAATACTATAGCTATTGCAGTTCAAGAGCCTGATTATACATACACAAATCCAAAAACATTGAAGAAATTTACACCAGCAGAATTATATGATTTTGATAAGAATTATATTGGAGCTAATATTATATTTTGGAATATTCAACAGCCTCAGCTTGATAGCGTTTTAAAACTCTTTGCAAATGACTAACTACTTATAAATATCTGCAAATTCATCAACATTTGCATCTTCTTGCCATGAGTATTCTAACTCAATACTTTTTTGTTTAGCTACATCATAGCCTAAGATATCCGCGATAAAACCAAGAGACATATCTATGCCTGCACTTATGCCAGAGCTTGTATAAATATTACTATCTTTTACCCATCTAGCTTTGTCTATCCAATTTACATCTGGAGCTATAGATTTTG carries:
- a CDS encoding DUF2062 domain-containing protein, which produces MNTRRARKLIRKRRRLENSKLLGFAAYRITDKSLWIANYDTVARGVFVGFFWMMIPLPLQTTPVVISAIILRANMPIAISTVWISNPLTWVPMYLGNYIFGCFLLGEQVYISDWETFGSYMLNHLHEFWKPLFLGSFVAGLLVASAGYMAVHVLRIVNHFLVKKN
- the prmA gene encoding 50S ribosomal protein L11 methyltransferase, producing the protein MQQWHQLEFTLKSKYFDIVEDYLFDNNAGSVTRIDKSDDIVSITVLYENHHNIDVIIANIQQKFENIIESEIDYEIIKDQQWEAAWLYDYEPIEIGKNIVVYPNWKQPPQDNKHTYIIVDPSIAFGCGNHETTKMCLEWLEQHVGKDTTVLDYGCGTGVLAIGAVKLGAKYAEGIDIDPNSIESSIKNAQENSVANKTQFTDNFPTQQFDLVVANIFSNVLISLVENITGSLKLGGRLALSGIVENQVDEVQQEFKKYGISFGQPKQMGQWFLLDGVKDGL
- the dusB gene encoding tRNA dihydrouridine synthase DusB; this translates as MGFKIADIEIENNVVLAPMAGFCDSAFRTICKEHGAGLIYTEMVSNKAVVERNWETMEMLYMENSEKPLGIQIFGTDLESFVGATKYIAENTECDFLDINMGCPMPKIAKKLQAGAALLKDVDRIHEILTAVVKVVHKPVTVKMRIGWDDANINAIEVAKACEDAGVSAIAIHGRTREQMYTGKANWDIIRDVRKAVDTVVIGNGDVFCPHSAKAMIDHTGVDAVMVGRASRGNPWIFRQIAEYLNNGELIPPPTPIERVEVLGEHLRRLIKLKTAKVAVKEIRTHASFYLADLPSSKEFRMKLNQLEHEQEIFRVLEEYKKILE
- the dinB gene encoding DNA polymerase IV, yielding MSKTRKIIHIDMDYFFAQVEEKTNPSLKDKPFAVGGTNPKRGVISTCNYIAREYGVHSAMPTAIALQKCPDLILLNTDFAKYKADSAIIREIFYSFTTKVEPLSLDEAYLDVTDVTVYKNSATLIALAIKQEIFNKTGLTGSAGVAPNKLLAKIASDINKPNGLYVITPEQVNDFVKNLPVKKLFGVGKVSQEKLKSMNVETCSDLQQLSLATLVDKFGKFGSSLYNYARGIDNREVNPVRIRKSVSVENTYLEDLKTLEACLEKLPSLYDKLTSRITDEHYKSIIGIVVKFTDTKFNKTSLTRVAKILDKEVIKNLIIELHQKQNHPIRLIGIGVRLGEVDDRQMNLF